The genomic region TATATCCGGGAGCAATCCATTCACCATCAGCGTTATCGAGAATATCTACTGATACGGTTGTAGACAGACTTAATGCGAGATAAACAATGCAATACATAAAAGACCTCCATAATTGTGTGATTCAAGAAAACACATTTTCCATCCATATTCTGGAGGATTTGATTCAAACACCCATCCTGAGTACGCCGGGAAATCATTCGTAAAATCGAATAGCACAAGAACTGCAGCAGATATTAATATTCTTATCATCATTCAGCCTCGTTACTGACTGTAATGATGGTAACTCCATCTTCTCCCTGGTACACAACTCTTGAATCTGTCATTGACAGAGCATGTGGAGGACCAAGGAGGTGATAATCGAGGTTAAAGGAATTTCCAAATGGAATGAAGCTTCGTTCGTCAGACTTCACAGGTTCTGATGACCATATCAGTACTCCATCTGAATCCAGCAGGCATATTCTTGTTATCTGCAAGCATTCCACATCCTGGGAATGAAATAGGACATTAGTGTTATTATTAATCATATCAGGAAATATATAATACCATTTTCTGGATGGAATACACCATATTTCATCGTTATCATCATACTGATCTCCAGTATCTGTTATCACAAAGCTGTTCGGAAGCTCTCCTACCTCTAACGGAACAGTTATGGCCATGTGCGTGCCGTCGGGAGAAAACGCTATCGTCGAAGTCTGCATGCCATCGTAGCGTTCCCATAGAATTCTTCCTGTATTTCCATCAATGACCGATATTCCTTCTTTAATGAATGACGCTCCAACGAGACTTCCGTCTTCTGAAGCTGCAAGCTGCGTAACGACAGCTCTTTCTCCTATATCAGTTTCCCATAGCTGGTTACCGTCCCAGTCGAAAGCCATAATTTCCCTCGGGCTGTCATAAACGTTTTCCATTACAATGATTTCATCTGTTGCTGAAGTACATTTATATCCGAAGTGCGTTTCTTCGTATTCCCTGATTGAGGATAATGCTAAATTTTCATCGAAATCAAGGATGTAATCCTTCCCGATTGCTGTAACCACACCATTATCTGAAACAGCCATTCCATGACACCATCGGCCATCTGGAGTAGGATCAAAATACTTCGTTACGTTTCTGTCAATATCCACATAAAGAGCCTGATCCATGTTCATATCAGCTGTTCCGTATCTGACTATTACAAAATACCCCCCTCTGGAATAAATCGCTCCGTATGCGCTGAATGGCAGAACTACTTCCAATGGAGCTTCCCGGTCTTCCTGCAATACCACCAGTTTATCGCTGCCAACCATTATTACGCGCCACTTCTCACCTTGTTCGGTATCAACGAAAAAAGCCTGGCAGGCGATGTTTCTGGGATCGTTCTCTATTGCCGTCACATAATCGTAAGGATCTATTAACACACGTTCGGTAACACTGTACCCCGGAGCAACCCATTCACCGTCAGCGTTATCGAGAATATCTACTGATACAGTTGCAGCCAGACTTAATGCAAGATAAACAATGCAATACATGAAAGACCTCCTGAAATCAGTAATTCAAATACTATCATTTATGATTTATCATAAGATTTTTCTGATTTTCAGTCAATTTTCAATTATCCGTGACTTTGACCGGGCAGGAGCACCGCATTTATGATCAGTTACGGTAGAGAATCAGGGGGGGTTGGAGACAGGAGGAAAGTCAGAACTACAGGTTCCGTTTCCAGGCTTTCACGGTATTGGACATGAGGAAAGCTATCGTGAGGGGGCCTACTCCGCCGGGAACCGGCGTTATCGCTCCGCAGATATCAACGATGTTATCAAAATCGACATCACCGACAAGGCCTTCCTCGGTTCGGCTGATGCCGACATCAATTACCGTCGCGCCCGGTTTGACGAATTCCCTTTTTATAAAATGAGGGCGTCCCACCGCCGCTACGAGTATATCGGCGTTGCCGCAGAGACCCTTCAAATCCGAGGTGTGTGAGTGGGCAAGTGTCACCGTTGCGTGTTCACGCAGAAGAAGGGCGGCCATTGGTTTACCGACTATATTGCTTCTTCCCACAATAACAGCATCGGCTCCGTCAAAATTGATACCGCTGTGCTTCATCAGGGCGATGATTCCAACAGGGGTACATGGAAATAATCCATCCTCGCCCCTCCAGAGCCTGCCAACGTTCTCCGGATGGAAACCGTCAACGTCCTTTTCAGGCAGTATCGCGGAAGCTACAGTATCCGCGGAAATATGATCGGGAAGGGGCAGCTGGCACAGAATACCATCAATGGAAGAATCGTTGTTGAGATGGTCTATCTCCTTCAGAAGTTCCTCCTGCGATACCGTTTCCGCAAGTTTTACAGCGGTACTGACTATTCCGACTTTTCTGCAGGCTTTATCCTTCATAGAAACATAAACCTGGCTTGCCGGATCATCTCCAACGATAACGACGGCCAGCCCTGGAGGCCGGCCACCGATACGTTCGATCTCTTCCGAGAGGTTCTTCCGTACTTCCTTCGCGAATTTTCTTCCCGATAGTACCGATGATTCAGTCATTAGAATCCTCTATCTATTCCTGGTCTATCGACTTGATCTCAATTCTAGTGTAGTCCTGGCGATGTCCCTGTGTTCTTTCGTATCCCTTGCGTCTTTTTCGCTTGTAGACGATGATTTTTTTGCCTCTGCCGTGCTCCAGCACTTCCGCTTCCACAGAAGCGTTTTCAACCAGGGGAGATCCGACTTTTACGTCATCGCCATCACCAAGCAGCAGAACCTTTTCAAGTTTTACAGAATCGCCCTCTTTCGATGCGATTCGGGGTACATTCAATTTCATTCCGGGTTCCACCTTGAACTGAAATCCACCGGTTTCAACTATAGCGTACAACTGTTCACCTCCGTATTTAACATTCATTCACAACGATCAGTAAGTCAGGATTTTCCTGAACGGCTGTAGAGACTTGTTATCTCTTCATGTTTATCTATTGAGTATACTTTGAATTCATCAACCCTGAGCTGGTCATCCTCGCGGATCTCGATGCTGAGCTGGGAAATTGAAGATATGTAATCCAATCGCTTACCCTCTTCTTCATGGAGGTACACGGCAAGCTCCGGATGCACGGAAATCACAAGGTTCTTGTGCTTCCTATCAAGTGAAGCTCTTTCAATAAACCGCTCAAGTTTCGTAGCCGTCGATATTGTGGACATCACTCTTCCGGAACCACCACAGCATGTACAGGGCTCAGAGAGGGCCTGAAAAACACTTGGACGTACCCTCTTCCTGGTCATTTCGACAAGCCCCAGGGGGCTGACCTGACATGTTTTTGTAGGTGACCTGTCCCTTGAGAGTTCGCTTCTGAGGGCATTGAGTACCTTTTCCCTGTGCTCAGCGAAATCCATATCGATGAAATCAATAACTATTATTCCACCAAGATCGCGAAGACGAAGCTGCCGCGCGACTTCCTTGGCGGCCTCCATATTGGTTTTAAGGATTGTGTTCTCCTGTTTTTTCCTGCCAATATACCTTTTCGTGTTTACATCTATTGCGACAAGAGCCTCGGTATGCTCTATAACCAGGGACCCGCCGCTTTTCAGGGAAACTTCTCTGTCCATTATCCCTGCTATTTCCTGCTCTATCCCGAAGTGATCAAAAATTGGGGTTTTACCTCTGTAGTATTTTACTTTACCGGTCATACCGTTAGCAAAGGTTTTCAGGTATTTTTTCGAGTCCTTTGCAACTACTTTTGAATCGGTAACTATGGAATTGGTATCCTGTGTAACAAGATCCCTCATAGCAATTGTCACGATATCCTGCTCCTGGTGAAGAAGGGAAGGAGCCTTCTTCTTAAGAGCTGACTGTCCGACTTCCTTCCATCTTTCCACAATCGTATCCATGTCAACCTGGAAGGCTTTTTCATCCTGTGAGACCCCTGCAGTTCTGGCAATAATGCCGTACCCCGGGATTTTAGCGCTGGACAGGATCTTTCTGAGCCGGCCCCTCTCTTGCCTGTCGGAAATTTTCCG from Candidatus Aegiribacteria sp. harbors:
- the folD gene encoding bifunctional methylenetetrahydrofolate dehydrogenase/methenyltetrahydrofolate cyclohydrolase FolD, translating into MTESSVLSGRKFAKEVRKNLSEEIERIGGRPPGLAVVIVGDDPASQVYVSMKDKACRKVGIVSTAVKLAETVSQEELLKEIDHLNNDSSIDGILCQLPLPDHISADTVASAILPEKDVDGFHPENVGRLWRGEDGLFPCTPVGIIALMKHSGINFDGADAVIVGRSNIVGKPMAALLLREHATVTLAHSHTSDLKGLCGNADILVAAVGRPHFIKREFVKPGATVIDVGISRTEEGLVGDVDFDNIVDICGAITPVPGGVGPLTIAFLMSNTVKAWKRNL
- the rplU gene encoding 50S ribosomal protein L21, which codes for MYAIVETGGFQFKVEPGMKLNVPRIASKEGDSVKLEKVLLLGDGDDVKVGSPLVENASVEAEVLEHGRGKKIIVYKRKRRKGYERTQGHRQDYTRIEIKSIDQE
- a CDS encoding Rne/Rng family ribonuclease — encoded protein: MKVDFIINSHPEVTRIGILEDNRLMEIIVEGDNEKRQVGNIYLGKVNAVLPGMQAAFVDIGLERSAFLHVSDIRSGAVDTEKYAKSLANGSPASTKEVKDSIEKVLKKGQDILVQVTKEPIGTKGARVTTRISIAGRYIVSMPGESVTGISRKISDRQERGRLRKILSSAKIPGYGIIARTAGVSQDEKAFQVDMDTIVERWKEVGQSALKKKAPSLLHQEQDIVTIAMRDLVTQDTNSIVTDSKVVAKDSKKYLKTFANGMTGKVKYYRGKTPIFDHFGIEQEIAGIMDREVSLKSGGSLVIEHTEALVAIDVNTKRYIGRKKQENTILKTNMEAAKEVARQLRLRDLGGIIVIDFIDMDFAEHREKVLNALRSELSRDRSPTKTCQVSPLGLVEMTRKRVRPSVFQALSEPCTCCGGSGRVMSTISTATKLERFIERASLDRKHKNLVISVHPELAVYLHEEEGKRLDYISSISQLSIEIREDDQLRVDEFKVYSIDKHEEITSLYSRSGKS